In Leisingera sp. NJS204, the following are encoded in one genomic region:
- a CDS encoding transglycosylase domain-containing protein, translated as MAQGSGRKPLVAEKRYSAGGKGKPSAAKKPGRKKPARKAKPKKTGLFGLFSRKKTRAKAAPKKRGFIGLLLAPFVWAFRLVWGFSWRVGMVVCLLVGLAVALQYAKLPEVSAYLDGRARGSVTLLDRKGDVFAWRGDQFGGVIRADTVSPHLKNAVVATEDKRFYRHFGISPRGVASAIRINLREGRGPLSGHGGSTITQQAAKLLCLGRVYDPDEWKSESAYEADCRKGSLWRKGTEAIFALAMEAKYTKDEILSIYMNRAYMGGGAYGAEAAAQRYFGKSANQLNPAEGAMLAGLLTAPSTLAPTNNLQRSQDRAATVLRLMQEQGYLTTAEMQQNQNAPAVLSEAAAARAGGYFADWVMDSIPDFLGDQTTEDVVIRSTLDQRLQGAAEEALKYIFENKVRPGSKAQAAIVVMSADGAVRAMVGGRKTRVSGVFNRATQAKRQTGSAFKPFVYATALELGYSPYDRVLDAKYCMNIPGSGQWCPENYTRKYYGEVTLARALRDSLNVPAVKVSEAVGRDKVSIVAKDFGIDSDLAAGPALALGASESTLLEMTGAYAGILNGGSSVTPYGVTELKLVNDSDALMGASGGIGERVIRPEAAQQLVWMMEKVISGGTGKRAQIPGWQAAGKSGTTSAAKDAWFIGFTAEYVAGVWMGYDDNTPLSGVTGGGLPAEIWRETMVRVHDGLTPKPLPMLEPAPIAPPPQQARRERRRRQGPQLGKELGRAVDNILRDILGN; from the coding sequence ATGGCACAAGGATCCGGGCGCAAGCCTTTGGTGGCAGAAAAACGCTATTCCGCGGGCGGCAAGGGCAAACCTTCCGCTGCGAAAAAGCCTGGGCGCAAGAAACCTGCACGCAAGGCCAAACCCAAGAAGACCGGCCTGTTCGGCCTGTTTTCCCGCAAAAAGACACGGGCGAAAGCAGCGCCAAAGAAGCGCGGCTTCATCGGTCTCTTGCTGGCGCCTTTTGTCTGGGCGTTCCGGCTGGTCTGGGGCTTCAGCTGGCGCGTCGGCATGGTGGTCTGCCTGCTGGTCGGTCTGGCGGTGGCGCTGCAATATGCCAAGCTGCCCGAGGTCTCGGCCTATCTGGACGGGCGCGCGCGCGGGTCGGTCACCCTGCTGGACCGCAAGGGGGACGTCTTTGCCTGGCGCGGCGATCAGTTTGGCGGGGTTATTCGGGCAGATACCGTTTCGCCGCACCTGAAGAACGCGGTTGTCGCGACCGAGGATAAGCGGTTTTACCGCCACTTCGGCATCTCCCCGCGCGGCGTCGCCAGCGCCATCCGCATCAACCTGCGCGAAGGCCGCGGTCCGCTGTCCGGCCATGGCGGTTCCACCATCACCCAGCAAGCCGCCAAATTGCTGTGTCTGGGCCGGGTCTATGATCCGGACGAATGGAAAAGCGAAAGCGCTTATGAGGCCGACTGCCGCAAGGGCTCGCTGTGGCGCAAGGGCACCGAGGCGATCTTTGCCCTGGCGATGGAGGCAAAGTATACCAAGGACGAGATCCTCTCGATCTACATGAACCGCGCCTACATGGGCGGCGGTGCATACGGTGCCGAGGCTGCAGCGCAACGCTATTTCGGAAAGTCCGCCAACCAGCTGAACCCGGCCGAAGGCGCGATGCTGGCGGGTCTGCTGACTGCGCCCTCGACGCTGGCGCCCACCAACAACCTGCAACGTTCACAGGACCGGGCGGCCACTGTGCTGCGGCTGATGCAGGAACAGGGCTATCTGACCACCGCCGAGATGCAGCAGAACCAGAACGCCCCCGCCGTGCTGAGCGAAGCCGCGGCGGCACGGGCAGGGGGGTACTTTGCCGATTGGGTGATGGATTCCATCCCGGATTTCCTGGGCGATCAGACCACCGAGGATGTGGTGATCCGCTCGACCCTGGATCAGCGCCTGCAGGGCGCGGCAGAGGAAGCACTGAAATACATCTTTGAGAATAAGGTCCGCCCGGGCTCCAAGGCGCAGGCGGCCATTGTGGTGATGAGCGCCGATGGCGCGGTGCGCGCGATGGTGGGCGGCCGCAAGACGCGGGTCTCCGGCGTGTTCAACCGCGCGACCCAGGCCAAACGGCAAACCGGATCGGCCTTTAAACCTTTTGTTTACGCCACGGCACTGGAGTTGGGCTATTCCCCCTACGACCGGGTGCTGGACGCAAAATACTGCATGAATATTCCCGGCTCCGGCCAGTGGTGCCCCGAGAATTATACCCGGAAGTATTATGGTGAAGTCACCCTGGCACGGGCGTTGCGGGATTCGCTGAATGTGCCGGCGGTGAAAGTCTCCGAGGCGGTGGGCCGGGACAAGGTCAGCATCGTGGCCAAGGATTTCGGCATCGACAGCGATCTGGCCGCAGGCCCGGCGCTGGCGCTGGGGGCCTCGGAAAGCACTCTGCTGGAGATGACCGGAGCCTATGCGGGCATCCTCAATGGCGGTTCGTCGGTGACGCCCTATGGGGTGACCGAGCTGAAACTGGTGAACGACAGCGACGCGCTGATGGGTGCCAGCGGCGGCATCGGCGAGCGGGTGATCCGCCCCGAAGCCGCCCAGCAGCTGGTCTGGATGATGGAGAAAGTGATTTCGGGCGGCACCGGCAAGCGGGCGCAGATCCCGGGCTGGCAGGCGGCTGGCAAATCGGGGACGACTTCTGCCGCCAAGGATGCCTGGTTCATCGGGTTTACCGCGGAGTATGTGGCAGGGGTCTGGATGGGCTATGACGACAACACGCCGCTATCGGGTGTGACCGGCGGCGGCCTGCCGGCCGAGATCTGGCGCGAGACCATGGTGCGGGTGCATGACGGACTTACTCCCAAACCGCTGCCGATGCTGGAGCCTGCCCCGATCGCCCCGCCGCCGCAGCAAGCCCGGCGCGAGCGCCGCCGCCGTCAGGGGCCGCAGCTGGGCAAGGAACTGGGCCGCGCGGTGGACAACATCCTGCGCGACATCCTCGGAAACTGA
- a CDS encoding P-II family nitrogen regulator, whose protein sequence is MKMIIAAIKPFKLDEVREALTGLGVSGLMVTEIKGFGAQAGHTEIYRGAEYEVNFIPKLKLELVVPADQADQAISAISGSARTGKLGEGKIGDGKIFVLDVEQAVRVRTGETNLEAL, encoded by the coding sequence ATGAAAATGATCATAGCCGCCATCAAGCCCTTCAAGCTGGACGAGGTCCGCGAGGCGCTGACCGGTCTTGGCGTGAGCGGGCTGATGGTCACCGAAATCAAAGGCTTTGGCGCCCAGGCCGGGCACACGGAAATCTACCGCGGCGCCGAATACGAGGTGAATTTTATCCCCAAGCTGAAGCTGGAACTGGTGGTGCCCGCCGATCAGGCCGACCAGGCCATCAGCGCAATCTCCGGGTCCGCCCGCACAGGGAAGCTGGGTGAAGGCAAGATCGGCGACGGCAAGATTTTTGTTCTGGACGTGGAACAGGCCGTGCGGGTGCGCACCGGCGAAACCAACCTCGAGGCGCTCTGA
- a CDS encoding ammonium transporter: MKTLKLPLAALALAALPGLALAQNGPAPGVNPATDTVFILNSLLFLIGGCLVFWMAAGFAMLEAGLVRSKNVTMQLTKNMALFSLAAVFYWLIGYNLMYPLGNWAVDGVLSGVFGPGVLEAVGITAEGADDYSYAATGSDFFFQLMFCAATASIVSGTLAERIKLWPFLIFTIVLTSVIYPFQASWKWGGGFLEQMGFLDFAGSTVVHSVGGWAALTGALILGPRIGKYKDGKTIPMPGSNLALATLGTFILWMGWFGFNGGSQLAMGSIGDVADISRIFANTNAAAAGGAVAALVLTQLLFKKPDLTMILNGALAGLVAITAEPLTPGLGLSTLIGAIGGVIVVFAVPFLDKLQIDDVVGAIPVHLLCGIWGTVAVVLSNPDATLLKQLTGIAVVGVFTIAASAIVWIILRTTTGIRVEEEDEVNGLDMAELGMEAYPEFSPS, from the coding sequence ATGAAGACCCTGAAACTTCCCCTGGCGGCGCTGGCACTGGCCGCGCTGCCGGGTCTGGCACTGGCCCAAAACGGCCCTGCGCCGGGCGTGAACCCCGCGACCGATACCGTATTCATCCTGAACTCGCTGCTGTTTTTGATCGGCGGCTGCCTGGTGTTCTGGATGGCCGCTGGCTTTGCCATGCTGGAGGCCGGCCTGGTGCGCTCCAAGAACGTGACCATGCAGCTGACCAAGAACATGGCGCTATTTTCATTGGCTGCCGTATTCTACTGGTTGATCGGCTATAACCTGATGTATCCGCTGGGCAATTGGGCGGTTGACGGTGTGCTGTCCGGAGTATTCGGCCCCGGCGTGCTGGAGGCGGTGGGGATCACCGCGGAAGGTGCAGATGACTATTCCTATGCCGCCACCGGCTCAGACTTCTTCTTTCAGCTGATGTTCTGTGCCGCCACTGCCTCGATCGTTTCGGGCACTTTGGCAGAGCGCATCAAACTGTGGCCTTTCCTGATTTTCACCATCGTTCTGACCTCGGTGATCTACCCGTTCCAGGCCAGCTGGAAATGGGGCGGCGGCTTCCTGGAGCAGATGGGTTTCCTGGACTTCGCGGGCTCGACCGTGGTGCATTCGGTGGGCGGCTGGGCGGCGCTGACCGGGGCGCTGATCCTGGGGCCGCGCATTGGCAAATACAAGGACGGCAAGACCATCCCGATGCCCGGCTCCAACCTGGCGCTGGCAACGCTTGGCACGTTCATCCTGTGGATGGGCTGGTTCGGCTTCAACGGCGGCTCGCAGCTGGCGATGGGGTCGATTGGGGATGTGGCTGACATTAGCCGGATCTTCGCCAATACCAATGCCGCCGCAGCGGGTGGCGCGGTGGCCGCGCTGGTGCTGACGCAACTGCTGTTCAAAAAGCCGGACTTGACCATGATCCTGAACGGCGCGCTGGCCGGTCTGGTGGCGATTACTGCCGAACCGCTGACGCCGGGTCTGGGGCTCTCCACCCTGATCGGTGCCATTGGCGGCGTGATCGTGGTCTTTGCAGTACCGTTCCTGGACAAGCTGCAGATCGACGACGTGGTCGGCGCCATCCCGGTGCATCTGCTTTGCGGTATCTGGGGCACTGTTGCGGTCGTGTTGTCGAACCCTGATGCAACACTGTTGAAACAGCTGACCGGGATTGCCGTGGTGGGGGTCTTCACCATCGCCGCCTCGGCCATAGTGTGGATCATCCTGCGCACCACCACCGGCATCCGGGTGGAGGAAGAGGATGAGGTCAACGGGCTGGACATGGCGGAGCTGGGCATGGAGGCCTATCCGGAATTCTCGCCAAGCTGA
- a CDS encoding amino acid aminotransferase, whose translation MFETLKPQPADKILALMQMYRDDPRADKIDLGVGVYKNAEGVTPVMRAIKAAEHKLWEEQTSKAYVGLAGDPAYADAMIKLILGDAVARGNIAAAATPGGTGAVRQAFELIRMANPKARVFVSDPTWPNHVSILNYVGIETITYRYFDRETRGVNFDGMMEDLKGAQKGDVVLLHGCCHNPTGANLNEVQWKEVIALLNERGLIPMIDIAYQGFGDGLEEDALGVRLVASSCPEVLIAASCSKNFGIYRERTGLLMAVSNDAGAQGLNQGTLAFLNRQNYSFPPDHGARLVTMILNDEALRADWAAELEEVRLGMLDLRQNLADELQRLTGSDRFGFIAQHRGMFSLLGTTPDLVEKMRQDNGIYMVGDSRLNIAGLNAQTVPVLAKAIVDAGV comes from the coding sequence ATGTTCGAGACCCTGAAACCCCAGCCCGCTGACAAGATCCTGGCGCTGATGCAAATGTACCGCGACGACCCGCGCGCGGACAAGATCGACCTTGGCGTCGGTGTTTACAAGAACGCCGAGGGCGTCACCCCGGTGATGCGCGCGATCAAGGCGGCTGAGCACAAGCTGTGGGAAGAACAGACCAGCAAGGCCTACGTCGGCCTGGCCGGCGATCCGGCCTATGCGGATGCGATGATCAAGCTGATTCTGGGCGATGCGGTGGCGCGTGGCAATATCGCGGCAGCCGCGACCCCCGGCGGCACCGGCGCAGTGCGCCAGGCGTTTGAGCTGATCAGGATGGCCAACCCCAAGGCCCGGGTGTTTGTGTCGGATCCGACCTGGCCGAACCATGTGTCGATCCTGAACTATGTCGGCATTGAGACCATCACCTACCGCTATTTCGACCGCGAAACCCGCGGTGTGAACTTTGATGGCATGATGGAAGACCTGAAAGGCGCGCAAAAAGGCGACGTGGTGCTGCTGCACGGCTGCTGCCACAATCCGACCGGTGCCAACCTTAATGAGGTGCAGTGGAAAGAGGTCATCGCGCTACTGAACGAACGCGGGTTGATCCCGATGATCGACATTGCCTATCAGGGCTTCGGCGACGGTCTGGAAGAGGATGCGCTGGGTGTGCGCCTGGTCGCCTCCAGCTGCCCCGAGGTGCTGATTGCGGCCAGCTGCTCCAAAAACTTCGGCATCTACCGCGAGCGCACCGGCCTGTTGATGGCGGTGTCCAACGACGCGGGGGCGCAAGGGTTGAACCAGGGCACGCTGGCGTTTCTGAACCGCCAGAATTACTCTTTCCCGCCGGATCACGGCGCGCGTCTGGTGACGATGATCCTGAACGATGAGGCTTTGCGCGCCGATTGGGCGGCAGAGCTGGAAGAAGTGCGCCTTGGCATGCTGGACCTGCGCCAAAACCTTGCGGATGAATTGCAGCGGCTGACCGGCTCGGACCGGTTCGGCTTCATCGCCCAGCACCGCGGCATGTTCTCGCTTCTGGGCACCACGCCGGATTTGGTCGAGAAGATGCGGCAGGACAACGGCATCTACATGGTTGGGGACAGCCGCCTGAATATCGCGGGCCTTAATGCGCAAACCGTGCCGGTGCTGGCCAAGGCGATTGTCGACGCCGGCGTCTGA
- the sseA gene encoding 3-mercaptopyruvate sulfurtransferase, with translation MQDDPKTLVSTDWLAAHLKDPDLRVLDASWYLPQEDRDPKAEYDAAHIPGARFFDIDDISDHRSELPHMVPPVEKFMSRLRAMGVGDGHQVVVYDTAGLKSAARVWWLFRLMGQHNIAVLDGGFPKWQAEGRPVEDLPPVIRDRHMTVRVQNHMVRDVTQVSSAAKLGDHEIIDARAAERFRGDVPEPREGLRAGHIPGSKNVPFGSLLNADGTMKDADGLGAVFAAAGADLNKPVITTCGSGVTAAVLSLALERIGKTDHAVYDGSWSEWGAFPTLPVATGEN, from the coding sequence ATGCAGGATGATCCGAAGACGCTGGTTTCCACCGACTGGCTGGCCGCCCATCTGAAGGATCCGGACCTGCGGGTGCTGGACGCATCCTGGTATTTGCCGCAGGAAGACCGCGACCCCAAGGCTGAATATGATGCGGCCCATATCCCCGGCGCGCGCTTTTTTGACATTGATGATATCTCGGACCACCGCTCGGAATTGCCGCATATGGTGCCGCCGGTTGAGAAGTTCATGTCCCGCCTGCGGGCGATGGGTGTGGGCGACGGCCATCAGGTTGTGGTCTATGACACTGCCGGGCTGAAATCCGCCGCCCGGGTCTGGTGGCTGTTCCGGCTGATGGGCCAGCACAACATCGCCGTGCTGGACGGCGGCTTCCCGAAATGGCAGGCCGAAGGCCGCCCGGTTGAAGACTTGCCGCCGGTGATCCGCGACCGCCATATGACCGTGCGGGTGCAAAACCACATGGTCCGTGATGTCACACAGGTGTCGTCTGCTGCCAAACTGGGCGACCATGAAATCATCGACGCCCGCGCCGCCGAGCGGTTCCGCGGCGATGTGCCGGAACCTCGCGAAGGTCTGCGGGCAGGGCATATCCCCGGATCGAAAAACGTGCCCTTTGGCAGCTTGCTGAATGCGGATGGCACCATGAAAGATGCTGATGGACTGGGCGCCGTGTTTGCCGCGGCCGGTGCCGATCTGAACAAACCTGTGATTACCACCTGCGGGTCGGGCGTCACCGCCGCCGTCCTCAGCCTTGCACTGGAGCGCATCGGCAAGACCGATCATGCGGTCTATGATGGGTCGTGGTCGGAATGGGGTGCCTTCCCGACCCTTCCCGTTGCTACCGGAGAGAACTGA
- a CDS encoding leucine-rich repeat domain-containing protein — protein MSGFPSFLAAFLIAAGMCCPGALRAECVDFGKTCIGSNDLKAKVRIGNHTPDLQGLIQFTELTDLTLMADLRFKEPVDLSPLAAMPKLERLALVNITAPGLVPLTRLPRLKRLSLDSVRAPDFTPLARMTQLEHLSVWGAGDVTDLSFASSLTRLQSLNIADSGISDLSPLSGLTGLEVFLAFNTQVSDLSPLAGTNLQVAWISNCPVQSVAALAASDRLEMLRADGTQLKNLEGLEGKPALHTLILSDTQVADLIPIKGATGLKELALDGTRISDITPLKGLDALHKLNLTDTDVSSLAPLAGKNLRVLSLTNTAVSSLAAVQDMETLWDFSISGTAVTDLTPLKNLKELSILRAIGLPVEALQPLLEVENLRIVFAGPDFETHRRLLGKENIAQYIAATP, from the coding sequence ATGTCCGGTTTCCCCAGTTTCCTTGCAGCATTTCTGATTGCAGCGGGCATGTGCTGCCCCGGTGCCTTGCGCGCGGAATGCGTGGATTTCGGCAAAACATGCATTGGCAGCAACGACTTGAAGGCAAAGGTCCGGATTGGAAACCACACGCCGGACTTGCAGGGGCTGATCCAGTTCACTGAGCTGACTGACCTTACACTGATGGCCGACCTGCGGTTCAAGGAGCCTGTCGATCTGTCCCCCCTCGCCGCGATGCCAAAGCTGGAAAGGCTGGCCTTGGTCAACATCACCGCGCCAGGCCTTGTGCCACTGACCCGGCTGCCGCGGCTGAAGCGGCTCAGCCTTGATTCTGTCCGCGCGCCGGATTTCACCCCGCTGGCCCGGATGACACAGCTTGAACACCTCTCGGTCTGGGGTGCCGGGGACGTCACCGATCTGTCCTTTGCCAGCAGCCTGACCCGGCTGCAAAGCCTGAATATCGCGGATTCCGGTATCTCCGACCTAAGCCCGCTGTCAGGCCTTACCGGGCTGGAGGTTTTTCTTGCCTTCAACACTCAGGTCTCTGACCTCAGCCCGCTGGCAGGCACCAACCTGCAGGTGGCCTGGATCTCCAATTGCCCGGTCCAAAGCGTGGCTGCACTGGCCGCCTCCGACCGGCTGGAGATGCTGCGCGCCGATGGAACTCAGCTGAAAAACCTGGAGGGGCTGGAGGGAAAACCTGCATTGCACACCCTGATCCTGTCAGACACGCAGGTGGCGGACCTGATCCCGATAAAAGGGGCAACCGGTCTGAAGGAGCTGGCCTTGGACGGAACCCGGATCAGCGACATCACACCGCTGAAAGGGCTGGATGCGCTGCACAAGCTGAACCTGACAGACACGGACGTCTCCAGCCTTGCGCCTCTGGCGGGCAAAAACCTGCGTGTGCTGTCGCTCACCAATACTGCCGTGTCCAGCCTTGCTGCGGTGCAGGACATGGAGACCCTTTGGGACTTCAGCATTTCCGGAACAGCCGTCACCGATCTCACCCCGCTTAAGAACCTTAAAGAGCTTTCGATTCTCCGGGCGATCGGTCTGCCCGTCGAGGCGCTGCAGCCGTTGCTGGAGGTTGAAAACCTGCGGATTGTCTTTGCCGGCCCTGACTTCGAGACGCACAGGCGCCTGCTTGGGAAAGAGAATATAGCCCAGTACATCGCAGCCACCCCCTAA
- the smpB gene encoding SsrA-binding protein SmpB, with the protein MANKKQTSDPNYKVIAESRRARYDYAIEDDIECGIMLEGSEVKALRGGGSNIADSYAAVENGELWLVNAYIPPYEQAKLFKHEERRRRKLLVSRKELSDLWNATQRKGMTLVPLVLYFNHKGRAKIKLGIAKGKKNHDKRASEAKRDWSRQKQRLLKDAR; encoded by the coding sequence ATGGCCAATAAGAAGCAGACATCCGACCCGAATTACAAAGTGATCGCCGAAAGCCGGCGGGCGCGGTACGATTACGCGATCGAAGATGATATCGAATGCGGCATCATGCTGGAGGGGTCCGAGGTCAAGGCGCTGCGCGGGGGCGGTTCCAACATCGCCGACAGCTATGCCGCGGTGGAGAACGGCGAGCTGTGGCTGGTGAACGCCTATATCCCGCCTTACGAGCAGGCCAAGCTGTTCAAGCATGAAGAGCGCCGCCGCCGCAAGCTGCTGGTATCGCGCAAAGAACTGTCGGATCTGTGGAACGCCACCCAGCGCAAGGGGATGACCCTGGTGCCGCTGGTTTTGTACTTCAACCACAAGGGCCGCGCCAAGATCAAGCTGGGCATCGCCAAGGGCAAGAAGAACCACGACAAGCGGGCGAGTGAGGCCAAGCGCGACTGGTCCCGCCAGAAGCAGCGGCTGTTGAAGGACGCACGCTGA
- a CDS encoding DMT family transporter produces MDTLRGSLLMVLAMATFALEDMFIKSAARDIPVGQILILFGLGGMVIFAAMARAQGHAPWHPGFGTRPMLLRSVAEVAGRLCYTLAIALTPLSSASAILQATPLVVAAGAVVFFGETVGWRRWLAIGLGFAGVLLILRPGLSGFEPASLFAVAGTLGFAGRDLATRAAPKDMSNNQLGFLGFAMLVVAGVAALGWTGGAVWPSLGNSLKITAATVIGVIAYNALSGAMRAGEISVIAPFRYTRLIFAMVLGVLVFGERPDMLTLIGSAVIVGSGVFTLLRSRKA; encoded by the coding sequence ATGGACACGCTGCGCGGAAGCCTGTTGATGGTGCTGGCCATGGCCACTTTTGCGCTGGAGGATATGTTCATCAAATCCGCGGCCCGCGACATTCCTGTGGGACAGATTCTGATCCTGTTCGGGTTGGGCGGCATGGTGATCTTTGCCGCGATGGCGCGTGCGCAGGGTCACGCCCCCTGGCACCCGGGTTTCGGCACGCGCCCGATGCTGCTGCGGTCTGTGGCAGAGGTCGCAGGACGCCTGTGCTACACGCTGGCGATTGCGCTGACGCCTTTGTCCTCGGCCTCGGCCATCCTGCAGGCAACGCCTTTGGTTGTGGCTGCAGGTGCTGTGGTGTTCTTTGGCGAGACGGTGGGCTGGCGGCGCTGGCTGGCGATCGGGCTGGGGTTTGCCGGGGTGCTGCTGATCCTGCGGCCGGGGCTAAGCGGGTTTGAACCTGCCTCGCTGTTTGCGGTTGCCGGCACGCTAGGGTTTGCGGGCCGTGATCTGGCCACTCGCGCGGCGCCTAAAGATATGAGCAACAACCAGCTGGGGTTCCTTGGTTTTGCCATGCTGGTGGTTGCCGGTGTGGCCGCGCTGGGCTGGACGGGCGGGGCGGTCTGGCCAAGCCTGGGCAATTCGCTGAAAATCACGGCAGCCACGGTGATCGGCGTCATTGCCTATAACGCTTTGTCCGGGGCGATGCGGGCGGGCGAAATCTCGGTGATTGCGCCGTTCCGCTATACCAGGCTGATCTTTGCCATGGTGCTGGGGGTGCTGGTTTTTGGCGAACGGCCCGATATGCTGACCCTGATCGGCAGTGCGGTGATTGTCGGCAGCGGTGTTTTCACGCTGCTGCGCAGCCGCAAGGCGTGA
- a CDS encoding helix-turn-helix domain-containing protein, which translates to MSDETITLNLRNIRTQAGLSLSKAAEITGVSKAMLGQIERGESSPTIATLWKIAKGFHLPLTALIGEATRPVGEAAGVYETVQFPGSIGVKIVFPFDPLLGAETFKVTLRPGQSHQSQPHDTGVTEEVFVLHGSMEVLRGGEWVPLEAGQGLRFAADQPHGYRSAGTGAAFLNMHHYRQAGLTQRD; encoded by the coding sequence ATGAGCGATGAAACCATCACCCTGAACCTGCGCAACATCCGTACGCAGGCGGGGCTTAGCCTGTCCAAAGCGGCGGAGATCACAGGGGTCAGCAAGGCAATGCTGGGGCAGATCGAGCGCGGCGAATCCAGCCCGACGATTGCCACCCTGTGGAAGATCGCCAAAGGGTTTCACCTGCCGCTGACCGCGTTGATCGGCGAAGCGACGCGACCCGTGGGAGAGGCGGCGGGTGTTTATGAAACCGTGCAGTTTCCCGGCAGCATCGGTGTGAAAATCGTTTTTCCCTTCGATCCGCTGCTGGGGGCCGAGACCTTTAAGGTCACGCTGCGGCCAGGGCAAAGCCACCAGTCCCAGCCGCATGACACCGGTGTGACCGAGGAAGTGTTTGTGCTGCACGGGTCAATGGAGGTGCTGCGGGGCGGCGAATGGGTGCCGCTGGAGGCCGGGCAGGGCTTGCGCTTTGCCGCCGACCAGCCGCATGGCTACCGCAGCGCCGGGACCGGCGCGGCTTTTCTCAACATGCACCATTACCGGCAGGCAGGTCTGACGCAGCGGGACTGA